A genomic region of Gemmatimonadota bacterium contains the following coding sequences:
- a CDS encoding BlaI/MecI/CopY family transcriptional regulator has translation MSNEQWIPIFRLCTDWRPNSGKSERFFQATSMHLKIYTQLSRIISFKVIQGARMARLRQEGLTAREMELIQVLWQQKEATVEMIQAKLPDRLEGSTIRTLLQIMEDKGYVAHEKQGRANVYRPIIEQQLVQSVALKYIIQKLFGGSAELLLARLVKDRGIDLDDVIRLRKKLK, from the coding sequence TTGTCGAATGAACAATGGATACCAATTTTCAGATTATGTACTGACTGGCGTCCTAACTCCGGTAAAAGCGAGCGGTTTTTTCAAGCAACTTCTATGCATTTAAAAATTTATACGCAATTATCTCGCATAATATCATTCAAGGTGATACAAGGAGCAAGAATGGCAAGACTGCGACAAGAGGGATTGACCGCCCGCGAGATGGAACTCATACAGGTACTCTGGCAGCAGAAAGAGGCAACCGTCGAGATGATTCAGGCAAAATTGCCTGATCGGTTAGAGGGCTCCACTATTCGGACACTTCTGCAAATCATGGAAGACAAAGGCTATGTGGCGCACGAAAAGCAAGGACGCGCCAATGTGTACCGCCCCATAATCGAACAACAGTTGGTTCAATCTGTAGCACTGAAATACATCATTCAAAAACTGTTTGGTGGTTCAGCCGAACTGCTGCTGGCGCGACTGGTTAAAGATAGAGGGATAGATTTGGACGATGTGATACGGTTGCGTAAAAAACTCAAGTAA